gcaacaaaataaatacaaactaTAATTGGTGGGGGTCAGATCCTCTCATACTTTGGTAAGATGACCTGAAGTGTTACGACTCGAGTAAGAGTGTGAATTCACGTTCCTCATGTCCATAGTTAAATTTGACTGTTCTAGGGAAAAAAGTAGTATTTTCCATTTGAATAAGGTTTATTAATTATTCCGAGAACTAAATTAGGAATCTATCATTCCAAAAACTCTACCTTCAAGCTTCTAAAATGTGCAGTCTGGCACAAACAATTAAACTGTGATATGTCCATAATTGTGTTGCTTCACAGCCATTAGTACGAAACACGACCAAATTGAGAGAATGAATAGGATTAATATAGCCAACCTTGACAAGATTCGAATTGAGGTGTAGCAGCAGTAGTCATTGTTTGAAGTCATTAGTAAGTATAACGACTCACAAATCCCTGTCATCATAGAACTCATACTTAAAGAGATCATTCTAAATTGGTCCTTCGATAACTATTCCCAGACAGAAAAAAGAATCATTCTACATTGGCACCGTAAAAACTCGACTGTGAAACTACAAACGTGAGTTACAATTTTAAACCATCATGCACAACTTCATCAACTCACTCTCCATTTTCACGTTTTTTGAATCACATACATATTTAGTATCTCAATCACAACATGAATAACTACATTAAAGCCAGAACAAGCTCTAATCCAAAAAGCACATACTTTATTATTTCCCTAAAAAACGTTGTAACAACTATCTTACTAACAATGAAAACTATGTGTACCACCTCATCTAGAATCATAAATTGTAGGAAACGGAATACttctaattattaattttagggTCTGCAACAACCATAACAATAGAGCAGTAGAATCTAACAAACCAAGAAATGCTCTTAAATTCACCAAAAAAagacattctcaaaaaaattcaaaattaaatgaaagaacAACAACGACAGACCCAGTATAATCCCACAAAGTAAGGTCTAGAGAAGATAGAATGCAGACCTTATCCCTAGagggtagagaggttgttcaTGATACATCCTCAACGCAAGGAAAAAGAATCAAAGCAGATCGAAAAAGGAAATAACTGAAGTGAAGAACCCATGGCAAAATACTATACAAAACATGGGAAAGCATTCTGAACAGTAAACAATAACTACAACAAATAATACGATAATCGAAGTACAAAAAGCAGAACATAGTAACATAAATCGAGGAActaaacaacaaaacaaaaagttaAGAGTCTTTACCTTGTAAGCAACAACAACCATAACAATAGAGCTATATAATCCAACAAACCGAGAAATGCTCTTACTGAAGTCACTAAAAACATTCTCAAATCAATTCAAAACCAAACCAAGAACAGCAAACCAAGTGTGATCTAGGGAGGATAGGGaggaaaaaatacaaatatatatgtttagtccaagactaataattataagcaCAAATGACAAATATACGAACaaagaaatagatttttttaatgataaactGAAATATCAATCATTTAGTGTCGTCTCTTAAGATCAAACTCATTGGCAACAAAAAGTATGTCTCAAAACCTTGATGATGACGACACTAAAGAGCACATTAAGTGAGTATGAAGCACTCAACACATTTTGAGCATCCCTTCACAGCTTAAGCGAACACTAACTACAACAAATAATACAACAATCAAAGTACAAATGCAGTAAATAGCAACAGAAATCAAGGAACAccgaccttacccctacctagTAGAGACAAATAGGTTGTTTCCAAGCTTAAATAAAGATTGCCAAGTAGCCACAACAAATACCAACATAGCATAACTGACCAAAAGGAAACAACACATGCCACTAAAATCGACGAAAAACAATACTGATAAGGAAAACTAGACAATGCTCTCAAAACCAAACCACAGAgcaaaaagttcaaatctttaCCTTGTAAGCAACTCAGTCATTTGACCCATATAGTATTCATTATACTCAAGAGTTTCCCCATAACAATGCTCATGCCTATCCCATGGAGAAAGATACAAACCCAATTCTAATCCCCCATTTCTTGCAGCTTCAGCCAAATCAGCTACAATATCACCAACCCCATTTCTCCAAGGACTTGATTTAACAGAATAATCAGTGTATTTTGAAGGCCAGAGACAGAATCCATCATGATGCTTAGCAGTTAAAACTACTCTTTTGAAACCAAAATCTTTAGCTACTGTAACCCATTGTGTTGCATTTAACAATTTGGGGTTAAAAATTGATGGGTCAACATGACCTGTACCCCATTCTGAATCTGTAAAAGTGTTGGTACCAAAGTGAAGGAAAAGGGCCATTTCTGCAATTTGCCATGAGATTTGACGGGATTTTGGGATTGGTAGAATTGGGAGTGGAGGTGGCTTTCGATGTGAAGATGTTGAAAGTTGAAATAACAAGAGGATAATGATTGTTTTGAGAAATTGTGTAATGGGTTTCTTCTTTATCATCTTGGGGTTGCCGTTAACCTTTTTTTTTCGCCGGCGATCACTCTAAAGCTGCCGGAGAGAGGTGGAGTTTACCGGTGACTCCAAGTGTTGACTGACTTTTGCACTTCTGTTACTTCATAAATCTTGACGATGATTATTTTGAggtttttcattttatttttcttaaattcaaatttgcGAATATTTTGAGAGTCGAGCTCGCTCTTTTGCCACGCCTTTAACTTATTTGCTCGAGTCGAACCTAATCAAACTCTTCAAGCTTGGAGGATCATTTGTTATACACTCTCATGCTATTATCGGCAGGAAGCACATGAAGCGAAGCATAATAATTCGTACTGCTGAAAAAATTACATGATTAAGCAAACATATACTCTCTcggtttcaaaaagaatgacctagtttgacttgaaacggagtttaaaaaaagaaagaagattttttaatcttatggttctaaattaaagttatatcaatCTTTTTATTGGTTTGTAAACTTAAATATAGATGCAAAAGTCCATTTTGGGGTgccaaattatttaattttatctgcttagaattaaaaatatcatgtcATATTGCCACTAGTCTTCAGTGTCCCTACACAGTAGACATCACTTGCTAAGACAGCCACTAGTCTTAGTCTTcttatgttaaaaataatactatgaTTTATCTTCTTTTGTCACCAACAATTCAAAAAATACTAAGTGATTCATTGGATATGGCTTATACTGAAGTTACATCTTTGATGCAGACACTGCAGAGACTGATGCAACTCCATCCAAAAAGTAGAAAGAAAACAGAATCTCTCCTACAAAAGGTGAGTTTATTGCAAAGTTTTTTTGATGACAGTAGAAAAGATCATGAGGATATTAAGTTTTTAGAAGGAATTATTAGAGATGTATCATGTAAAGCAGAAGATATAGTTGAGGAAATTATGTTTGAGTATTCATCCAGTTCATGTTTAAAGAAGAATGCAACAAAGTTTGTTGGCGTTCATCGATTAGTATTTAGAAAGATTGATGAGTCTGCAATCACTAGTGTTTATAATGACATGTGTTGTATCAAAGGTAGATCAACACCGAGTAGTTCGCGTGATGTTACACAAAGTTTGAGTTCACAAAAGGATCATGTTGTAGTTGGTCTATATGATGATTTTTTACGAATTGCAGATAAACTAACAGGATATCCTGATAAGCTAGATGTTGTGGTAATTTTTGGTATGGGGGGTATAGGTAAAACCACTCTTGCTAAGAGAATTTATCATGACAAGTTAATAGAGGAACACTTTTATGTTAGAGCATGGATCACTGTATCGGAACGATATAAGGTGAGGAATATGTTGTTAGACCTATTGGTTTGTACATCTAAAGTTGCGTTTATAATGGATGAAATGGAAAACGAAGAATTGGGTGAACGATTGTACAAAAGTTTAAAAGGACAGAGGTATCTGATCGTCATGGATGATGTTTGGTATACTGAGGCATGGGATGATGTTAGAAGATACTTTCCAAATGACAACAACGGAAGTAGAGTAATGGTGACTAGTCGAATCATGAAAGTTGCTCGTTATATCAACCCGCTTAACCCTCCACATCAAATGCGTTTCTTGACAGTAGAGGAAAGCTGGAAGCTGTTGCAAAAGAAGATTTTTGGATTAGATGATCCAAGCTGCTGCTGCTGCGATGACGAAATGGAAAGGATTGGAatggaaatttcaaaaaaatgcaAAGGATTACCACTAGCAATTGTTATGGTAGCTGGGATACTTTCTAAAGAAAGCGCGACAGCAAGTAAATGGAGTGATATTGCAGAAAATATTCATTCTTCATTCGTAACAGAGGAGTCGCGTCCATTCTTGGATATACTAGCATTGAGTTATAATCATTTGTCTCGTCATTTGAAGGCATGCTTTCTTTACATGGGCGCTTTCCCTGAAGACGTTGAAGTCCCTGTGTGGAGGCTCATAAGGTTATGGATTGCTGAAGGATTTATAAAGTTGGAATCACCAAAGACGTTGGAATTTGTAGGACAAGAATATTTGCAGGAACTCATCGACAGAAGCCTAATTATAGTGAGTAAGAGATCGTATGATAATAGAGTCAAAACATGTAGCAT
The DNA window shown above is from Solanum lycopersicum chromosome 11, SLM_r2.1 and carries:
- the LOC101248269 gene encoding putative late blight resistance protein homolog R1A-10 gives rise to the protein MIYLLLSPTIQKILSDSLDMAYTEVTSLMQTLQRLMQLHPKSRKKTESLLQKVSLLQSFFDDSRKDHEDIKFLEGIIRDVSCKAEDIVEEIMFEYSSSSCLKKNATKFVGVHRLVFRKIDESAITSVYNDMCCIKGRSTPSSSRDVTQSLSSQKDHVVVGLYDDFLRIADKLTGYPDKLDVVVIFGMGGIGKTTLAKRIYHDKLIEEHFYVRAWITVSERYKVRNMLLDLLVCTSKVAFIMDEMENEELGERLYKSLKGQRYLIVMDDVWYTEAWDDVRRYFPNDNNGSRVMVTSRIMKVARYINPLNPPHQMRFLTVEESWKLLQKKIFGLDDPSCCCCDDEMERIGMEISKKCKGLPLAIVMVAGILSKESATASKWSDIAENIHSSFVTEESRPFLDILALSYNHLSRHLKACFLYMGAFPEDVEVPVWRLIRLWIAEGFIKLESPKTLEFVGQEYLQELIDRSLIIVSKRSYDNRVKTCSIHDILRNFCQEEAKQEKLLHVVRRLEPHFPQGVHRRLHFHSDIFAYSSYTYSNPYVRSFLSSKACSVLEDSYFGCIGFKLLRVLDVVNYSFYGFPIHVIKLVHLRYLALSINSELPRSISKLKSLQTLIIYWGTKEMRILPLELWKMPILRHIHVKGDVLLFGSPIDDHHSKRNFRVLENLQTLCTITISTINFSHRLIATLPNLKTLASNLVTGGNHDVDWLGSCLNNLHQMYSLETLKLLFNLPMKNPLPRNSIQRWNAFPPNLKNLTLSCSLLLWQDARVLGNLPNLEVLKLKYFSFQGPEWETDEEGFHRLKYLLVESRDLVVWKQASTDSYPFPALQHLVFRFCNKLKEIPYEIGDIPSLQVIELYSCSPYATRLARMIQQDQIDSGNSCLEVFIHPAR